A DNA window from Hydrogenophaga taeniospiralis contains the following coding sequences:
- a CDS encoding OmpA family protein has protein sequence MKTQLFLWTCVAAFASGCATQPQEGAKQQVYYQAYKRQDAAVVRRVEPAPVASVLGPMGVSGTVYFGFDQSTLQPQYLRIVEQHGEYLRQNTGRKVQLDGHTDERGGTEYNIGLGQRRAETVRQALMRMGVADTQLEAVSFGKEKPASALQTEEGHQLNRRVEFSYR, from the coding sequence ATGAAGACACAGCTTTTTCTATGGACCTGTGTGGCCGCTTTCGCCAGCGGCTGCGCGACCCAGCCCCAGGAGGGCGCCAAGCAGCAGGTGTATTACCAGGCCTACAAGCGGCAGGACGCCGCTGTGGTCCGGCGGGTGGAGCCCGCGCCGGTGGCGAGCGTGCTGGGGCCGATGGGCGTGTCCGGCACGGTCTATTTCGGCTTCGACCAGTCGACCCTGCAGCCGCAGTACCTGCGCATCGTGGAACAACACGGTGAGTACCTGCGCCAGAACACCGGCCGCAAGGTGCAGCTCGACGGCCACACCGACGAGCGCGGGGGCACGGAATACAACATCGGGCTCGGCCAGCGCCGCGCCGAGACGGTCCGGCAAGCCCTGATGCGCATGGGCGTGGCCGACACCCAGCTGGAGGCGGTGAGCTTCGGCAAGGAAAAGCCGGCCTCCGCGCTGCAGACCGAAGAAGGCCACCAACTCAACCGGCGGGTGGAGTTCAGCTACCGATGA
- a CDS encoding peptidase domain-containing ABC transporter has translation MIKLLLPRQLVARVPTDGTESPFAHGLTQAFDDAYPLLKRAALWSLPISLFGLLPSVFVLQVYDRVISRSGTATLVALVAGIFVFLGIEFWLRTRRSRDLRNAGATIDHHVSESLMGSMLKRPLMALEARPASAWFMLFRDVGAVRGTVTGGLLGAIFDLPMALFALIVIGVVALPVLPIVVLFLAVMAFLAWWWADEVRAGRVEETQRARDVDRVVSEICRARETIKTLGHDAPVVQMWLQAYRNWLAESFRKNGELETARDSSTVLLTVFSVLVVTAGAVAVTQQLMTVGGLMAVNLLAIKALSPVAGMASGWRGLARAAEAAQRLEKVLAEPVERAASGVELTKPPGLLRLTEVSFRFPDAPRPVFEKLNLEMGPVGLHVIVGKNGAGKSTLVKLLGGLYSPSEGAIQIGGYDLAQFSREELVGWISCLSQEVYWFGGALIESLRRAAPGQTDEQIVSACRLSGAHEFISRLPQGYRTEVGEGGMGLSVGERRKLALAQLFLRKPAVLILDEPSNDLDYQSETHLMTALGAVAKRRNVVVVTHSLRMVSIATQIYYVGGDGTVQQGTPAEMVPRLFGVQRPVPVPAPAREAVAGGGSVVHLKGMGVGT, from the coding sequence ATGATCAAACTCCTGCTTCCGCGCCAGCTGGTGGCCCGGGTGCCTACCGACGGCACCGAGAGCCCCTTCGCGCACGGCCTCACCCAGGCCTTCGACGACGCCTACCCCCTGCTCAAGCGGGCCGCGCTGTGGTCGCTGCCGATCAGCCTGTTTGGCCTGCTGCCCTCGGTGTTCGTGCTCCAGGTCTACGACCGGGTGATCTCGCGCAGCGGCACGGCCACGCTGGTGGCCCTGGTGGCCGGCATCTTCGTGTTCCTGGGCATCGAGTTCTGGCTGCGCACGCGGCGCTCGCGCGACCTGCGCAACGCCGGCGCCACCATCGACCACCACGTCTCCGAGTCGCTGATGGGCTCCATGCTCAAACGGCCCCTGATGGCGCTGGAGGCGCGGCCCGCGTCGGCCTGGTTCATGCTGTTTCGCGACGTGGGCGCCGTGCGCGGTACGGTCACGGGCGGGCTGCTGGGCGCCATCTTCGATCTGCCCATGGCGCTGTTCGCCCTGATCGTGATCGGTGTGGTGGCGCTGCCGGTGCTGCCGATCGTGGTGCTGTTCCTGGCGGTCATGGCCTTCCTGGCCTGGTGGTGGGCCGACGAGGTGCGCGCTGGCCGGGTGGAGGAAACGCAGCGCGCGCGCGACGTGGACCGCGTGGTCTCCGAAATCTGCCGCGCCCGCGAAACCATCAAGACCCTGGGGCACGACGCGCCGGTGGTCCAGATGTGGCTGCAGGCCTACCGCAACTGGCTGGCCGAGAGCTTCCGCAAGAACGGCGAGCTGGAGACCGCGCGCGACAGCAGCACCGTGCTGCTCACGGTGTTCTCCGTGCTGGTGGTCACGGCCGGGGCCGTGGCCGTCACCCAGCAGCTGATGACGGTGGGCGGGCTGATGGCCGTCAACCTGCTGGCGATCAAGGCGCTCTCGCCGGTGGCGGGCATGGCCTCGGGCTGGCGCGGGCTGGCGCGCGCGGCCGAAGCGGCGCAGCGGCTGGAGAAGGTGCTGGCCGAGCCGGTGGAGCGCGCCGCCAGCGGCGTGGAGCTCACCAAGCCGCCTGGCCTGCTGCGCCTCACGGAGGTGAGCTTCCGCTTCCCCGACGCGCCGCGCCCGGTGTTTGAAAAGCTCAACCTGGAGATGGGCCCGGTGGGCCTGCACGTGATCGTGGGCAAGAACGGCGCCGGCAAATCGACCCTGGTGAAGCTGCTGGGCGGGCTCTACAGCCCCAGCGAGGGCGCGATCCAGATCGGTGGCTACGACCTGGCCCAGTTCTCGCGCGAGGAGCTGGTGGGCTGGATCAGCTGCCTGTCGCAAGAGGTGTACTGGTTCGGTGGCGCGCTGATCGAGTCGCTGCGCCGGGCCGCGCCCGGCCAGACCGACGAGCAGATCGTCTCGGCCTGCCGGCTGTCGGGCGCGCACGAGTTCATCTCGCGCCTGCCCCAGGGCTACCGCACCGAGGTGGGCGAGGGCGGCATGGGCCTGTCGGTGGGCGAGCGGCGCAAGCTCGCGCTGGCCCAGCTGTTCCTGCGCAAGCCCGCGGTGCTGATCCTGGACGAGCCGAGCAACGACCTGGACTACCAGAGCGAGACCCACCTGATGACCGCGCTGGGCGCCGTGGCCAAGCGCCGCAACGTGGTGGTCGTGACGCATTCGCTGCGCATGGTCTCCATCGCCACGCAGATCTATTACGTGGGCGGCGACGGCACGGTGCAGCAGGGCACCCCGGCCGAGATGGTGCCGCGGCTGTTCGGCGTGCAGCGCCCGGTGCCGGTGCCGGCGCCGGCCCGCGAGGCGGTGGCTGGCGGCGGCTCGGTGGTGCATCTGAAGGGCATGGGGGTGGGCACATGA